The Desulfarculaceae bacterium genome window below encodes:
- a CDS encoding metallophosphatase family protein has product MSAVKRLAVLSDLHANLSALRVVRADLARRQVEQVLVLGDLVGYLARPNRVVDAVIAAGWQCIAGNYDLAVLQGGAAGADSFLKPGIGPEPKAIFAWTEQRVHSGTREFLASLPGELRLETPAGDLLAAHGSPDSVREYVFPDHPKARLSAWLEKSGARILCLGHTHQPFMRRVGGGLVLNPGSVGKSKDGDPRASYALIEFGPEPRAQIVRLPWDIETEARLLIGAGLDSMVARLGAGR; this is encoded by the coding sequence GTGTCGGCCGTCAAGCGGCTGGCCGTACTAAGCGACCTGCACGCCAACCTCAGCGCCCTTCGGGTGGTGCGGGCCGATTTGGCCCGCCGCCAGGTGGAACAGGTGTTGGTCCTGGGCGACCTGGTGGGATACTTGGCCAGGCCCAATCGGGTGGTGGACGCGGTGATCGCCGCCGGGTGGCAATGCATCGCGGGCAACTACGATCTGGCCGTGCTCCAGGGGGGCGCGGCGGGGGCCGATTCTTTTCTCAAGCCGGGCATAGGCCCGGAACCCAAAGCTATTTTCGCCTGGACCGAGCAGCGGGTGCACTCCGGCACGCGGGAGTTTTTGGCCTCGCTGCCCGGCGAGCTGCGCCTGGAGACCCCGGCGGGCGACCTGCTGGCCGCCCACGGTAGCCCGGACTCGGTGCGCGAATACGTGTTCCCCGATCATCCCAAGGCCAGGTTGTCCGCCTGGCTGGAAAAGAGCGGGGCGCGCATCCTCTGCCTGGGCCACACCCACCAGCCCTTCATGCGCCGGGTGGGTGGCGGCCTGGTGCTCAACCCGGGCAGCGTGGGCAAGTCCAAGGACGGCGACCCCCGCGCCTCCTATGCGCTCATCGAGTTCGGCCCCGAGCCCCGCGCCCAGATCGTGCGCCTGCCCTGGGACATCGAGACCGAGGCGAGGTTGCTCATCGGGGCGGGGTTGGATTCCATGGTGGCCAGATTAGGCGCTGGCCGATAA
- a CDS encoding integration host factor subunit alpha codes for MTLTKADIVAQVYAQGQLTKAEAADAVERGLELIKEALSYGEEVLVSGFGKWSVREKAERRGRNPQTGDPLILPPRKVVTFRPSRVLKAKVQAQVQGEAEGTGGAEGRQPAGKVIRPGYF; via the coding sequence ATGACCTTGACCAAAGCGGACATTGTGGCCCAGGTCTACGCCCAAGGGCAATTGACCAAGGCCGAAGCAGCCGACGCGGTAGAACGGGGCTTGGAGCTCATCAAGGAGGCCCTGTCCTACGGCGAGGAAGTCCTGGTCAGCGGGTTCGGTAAATGGTCGGTGCGCGAAAAGGCCGAGAGGCGCGGGCGCAACCCCCAGACCGGCGATCCGCTGATTCTGCCGCCCCGCAAGGTGGTGACTTTCAGGCCTTCCCGGGTGCTCAAGGCCAAGGTGCAGGCCCAGGTTCAGGGCGAGGCCGAGGGTACGGGGGGCGCCGAAGGCCGCCAGCCGGCGGGCAAGGTGATCCGGCCCGGCTACTTCTAG